One Glycine soja cultivar W05 chromosome 7, ASM419377v2, whole genome shotgun sequence genomic window, ATAATGAGGTTTGTCTAATGtgttgtttaattaaaaaatattattttaatgtgctacatgtaatttttataatcAGAGAGAATCGATTAtattaacaattatatattgttcatgaattatttaactttaggagagaaaaatataatatttataaattaaacaacttgttaataaaaaatacctattaaaaaaattaattcaatcgtttaaaattaaagtaataaaaattgtGTTGGTTATATCAACACAACTAGAGATGATGCTCTAAAATTACGCAATGATCGGAATATACTCCGCAGATATTCTCGGCATAAGCCTCTCGAAAAGCTAATCTCCAAgatttatcaattatatattcaagtaatttattttttaaataaatatgtttttgtttctcatagattaatgaatattttttagcactattaattttttttttctgttgctaataaaacaaaaaaaaatattttttatctttataattttattttagccattataatagatatttttatttttaatcctaaAGTATGTATCGGTctctatcaaatatttttttaaaataaattaatacaaaataaacaaaatatgataaggattaaaatgaaatgattaaaacaaaataataaaaataaaaaataatttattataaactcaatttaaaaaatataaaactattaaaaactcatcacaaaattcattaaaaccATGTTTGGATTTTGCActgtaaaagtatttttaattttatcaaataggACCCttgcttttccttttattagttgGATTTACATTAGAACGTGTGCCACATAATTTCTAAGTACAAATCAATCATACATTATTTCATCATCAATAAAGTGTGTTaggataaatattaaaaaaattatttttgaaaggaattaattttggttaaaattaattttaaaatgatataatttatgtttaaatattttattataaaatcaatttaaaaataaaaattttaaattattctacAATATAATATCAAACATATGAACCAAACCAAATAAATACCCCCAAAAACACAAGTAACCATGAACCATTCTTCCTCGCAACTTGTTCCATTTTTCTTCCTTCCTCATTCCTCACTTCCGTCCCGAAAATGGCTTCAAGTGGCGTTGCGGGAACTTCCACACCCGAATTCTACCAGAACGTCGTCGTAATGCGTCACGGCGATCGCATCGACAACTTCGAACCCATGTGGGTGTCCACCGCTACCCGACCCTGGGACCCACCCCTTATCCAACAGGGTCGGGTCCGAGCCTTCGCCACGGGTCGCAAGTTCCGCAACAACCTCCCTTTCACTCTCCACCGCGTCTTCGTCTCTCCCTTCCTCCGATGCATCCAAACCGCCGCCGAAGTCGTCGTTGCACTCTCTGCCATCGCCGCCGGCGACGACCCCAACGTCATCGTCGGCGATGACGTCCCAATCGATCCCTCCAAACTCAAGGTCAAAATCGTGTTTTCCTtcctccttttgtttttttttttttgcagaataTATGGATGTCAGAGTTTAATTGGGAttatagatttgattttctaaacTCTGTTTTGATGCGGGgtttattttactcactaacTAATGCGGTACTagatttttaaacttttagtgatggcaattttttttttttgagttgtttctgttttgtaaaataaaataagtcgAATTTTAAAAGAATCAATTTCACAATCATTAGATCATGTCTTTCACGAAACAAGTCAATAATCAACCGACGAATCTGAATTCAATAGAGATCACTTTaactatgaattttaaaatgattattattagaGTAAATAGTGTATGCACTGTACTCTAGTGTTATCTAATGAATAAACCATCAATTCGGCCCCTCAAGTATTACCCTATCTCCTAAGTAGTCCTTAAATTCAATgaaaacagataaaaaaatttatccggACTACAGACCAAAAATTTTGCTGGAACGAAATTCGAACATTTCGATATCTATTGAGATGAAAAACATATGTGAACATTTCGATATTTATTGGAAACATTTCAATATTTACagagatgaaaaatatattttagcttGCTAGTTGCTTAACAAATTGCttatttttaaacaacattgcTTAATCTTTTTTTACCACCGGAGATGATTTACATATCATATTAAGTTGCTTAAAATTAATCTATGGCTGTTTTTACAAGCACTTGTTGCTtatgagtaaaaaaataatatattttgtcattTAAGGATTATTTAAGGGGATAATTTAAGAGTTACTTAAAATTATACCAAGAGTAAAATATATGAGTTGGTTAATTATGATGTGACATTGTAGGAACTAATTAACATAAGGTAAAGAACTCAAAATAATTTGCTTAAATTACACCTATTGGAGATGCTATAAGTAGTCCCTAAGTATCGAATATCCGTCAAATTAGTTCTTATATTGGTATATTTTATCAACGTTGAGAGACTGATTTGGAGGATTCTTTTCAATACTTAAGGGACTATGTAGCACGGTTTAAgaacttataaaatttcattttttaaagacTATTTAAAAGAGAAGGTAATACTTTAAGGGCAAAATTAATAGTTTATTCGTTATCTAATCATATGAACagttatgaaaaattatttgactTTTACAATAACTATTTTACTCTAAGCTAATGATGATCTCTGATTGGTTctcaaagtaaaatattttacttttacactgactatacataaaaattaaactcatacaTTCTAATGAAATTTATGGAATGTTtaccttaaaaaaaagaagaggaaaagcaGTTAGGCATTTTTATGTTGTGTATAATATAGTACTATCTGGATATGATTTGGATCATGCTCTTGAATAATGTGGTCTTGTTGGAAAGGGATCCCGGAAAAATTCACTATGATTAGTTAATggattcaaaaaaagaaaaatgagtctttctctttttgactatATCGTAACTTGTTATTCAAAAGAAATCAACAATAGGACGTTCTTATTTTCTCACATGTTTAACAGAATAACATTAAGTCCTGAACAACCTTTGATTTTCGGAGGTGGTTCTTGCAGTGTACCAACTACCAAGGTCAAGCATTAATTTGtcttacattaaaataaaattatgtataaatagATTTTCCAGTAACATTGCTGCACGATTATGTTTGATTTGTCCATTTGAGATGCTTACCTTTGAGGGATACATGTCGAAATTTAAACCTTGGCCTAGTGGTGAAGACTGCATGCATACACACTGCACACATTGTATCATAGAGATTCATTTTCATCTGCAGAAGTAGAATTGTATAGTTTTGTGAGAGAAAGAATGACATGGTGTTTCATATTtctctttaataaaatattacattactTACAAATCCTGAGTAGATACATCAGCTATTGAGTTTATAAAATTCTATCCCTCACTTCCACAACTGCAGGTCTCTGTTGAATATGGGTTATGTGAAATGATGAGCAGGGACGCTATCAGACTTGAGGTGGCTCCTAAAGATGGAAATTGGGGCTTTGATGTATCAGAGCGTGAGGCCATGCTTCCGGCTGGGACAGTGGATAAGAATGTGGAACGGGTCTATAAAGAGGTATAGAGGACTTTATCTTCATTTTCAACTGTGAATTTTTGGCACACTTGACAATTGTATATAAGTATGCAAACATTGTTGGTGCTGATGAAACTTTTTTGCTTGAGAAACTTTAGTTGCCCAAGTGGGAAGAAGATCCCAATTTGCACACAAGGCCTAGATATAAGCAAATAGTTAAAGACCTTGCAGACAAATATCATACTGAGAACTTGCTGCTTGTCACACACGGTATAATATTCAATTTCTTGTCCATCATTCTATCTAGAAAGGCACCTTTTTATTTGTGAATGCAATCTTTCTGTAGTTACTCCCCATGTTATATTAATGAGCAAGAATGGAATTTACTACTATAAAGCAAGAAAGTGCTTGAACCTAAACCTGTTGATCAATGAATGAAGAAGGTGCTCAATGCTCCTCTATTTTGAAGTGTGCAAGTGATTTTTACAAACTGAATTCT contains:
- the LOC114418743 gene encoding uncharacterized protein LOC114418743 codes for the protein MASSGVAGTSTPEFYQNVVVMRHGDRIDNFEPMWVSTATRPWDPPLIQQGRVRAFATGRKFRNNLPFTLHRVFVSPFLRCIQTAAEVVVALSAIAAGDDPNVIVGDDVPIDPSKLKVSVEYGLCEMMSRDAIRLEVAPKDGNWGFDVSEREAMLPAGTVDKNVERVYKELPKWEEDPNLHTRPRYKQIVKDLADKYHTENLLLVTHGEGVGVALSSFKKDVTVYEVDYCGYVQLRRPIFKKDQSFTAGEFEVLNHNGQTGVNFIPN